The following nucleotide sequence is from Mangifera indica cultivar Alphonso chromosome 1, CATAS_Mindica_2.1, whole genome shotgun sequence.
GTCTGTTTTGATTCATCAATTGTCACCAATTGTTAATGTGTAGAAGAAGACAATGATAACAGAGGcatattaatataacaataaaactatatatacctatttttgatacataatttatgtacacagatgaggtgttattatgagatttgatgtttatttatcatatgatgacgcatgttttaaaatcacctaattacatgataacacattactgtgtacatgaattgtgtattaaaaataaatacacatagcattgctcttaatataaaataactttcttctcttttatggTAACAATTTTTGTTGACATTTTTGAATGATATGTagataaataaacttttcaaacttagtaggtaaaataatttcatcaaagttcgGGTGGGCAATAGTTATTTGACCTAGAATATTCTAcaaaagggtattttggtaaataaaaatttattatttcatttttcagaaATGGAGAACCAgaataaaaagaagagaaatgctACAGGGGTATTTCAGTAAAAAGCCAAACACCTAATATCCATAAAATAgtacaatacaatacaatacaatacagtAAAATGCAAAGGAAGACGCCGCACCGCCGATAACTTAATCTTAACATCATAGTATTACGTATGGATAAATAATCAATTCATAATTCTGGTTGGAATGAAACCCTAGAATAGAATAAAGGCGCAAAAGAGAAAGCAAAGTTAAAATTAGTGGGCAAGAAAAGAAAGCTTGGGAAGGCAAATGGGAATGGAATAAAGGTGGGTCGGCGTTGGGGTTGAtctgaaaaattataaattaaatcgaattaaaaattttggatgaaaatggGTTCGGAGGCGAAGGAGCAATTGTCGATGAGATTGATAGTGGGTTGTTTGGTTACAGGGGCAGCGTTGGTGGCCGGGTTTTCGGTGTTAAGCCTTTATTTGGCTCCAAAAGGTTCTTCCGTAGGGCTTGGATTGGGAAGTTTGCAAtggaggaagaaaaagaagaaaccaGTACGCGTGTACATGGACGGTTGCTTTGACATGATGCACTACGGCCATTGCAACGCGCTCCGTCAGGCGCATGCTCTCGGTGACCAGTTGGTTGTTGGTGTTGTGAGCGACGCGGAAATCACGTTGAACAAGGGTCCTCCGGTGACGCCTCTTCACGAGAGGATGATAATGGTGAATGCCGTGAAATGGGTCGATGAGGTAATCCCAGATGCGCCTTATGCTATAACTGAAGATTTCATGAAGAAATTGTTTGATGAGTACAACATCGATTACATTATTCATGGGGATGATCCTTGTGTTCTTCCTGATGGAACTGATGCCTACGCGCTCGCCAAGAAGGCGGGTCGCTACAAGCAAATTAAGCGCACTGAAGGTGTATCCAGCACAGACATCGTTGGTATGTTTCagcttttattttaatattatatggttttccctttctccttctcttaattgttcttttatatatatataaaattcctTGTACATGGACAGGTCGTATGCTTCTGTGTGTTAGAGAGAGATCTGTTAGCGACAGTCACGACCACTCTTCATTGCAACGGCAGTTTAGCCATGGTCACAGCCAGAAATTTGAAGATGGTGGATCCGGCAGTGGAACTCGTGTCTCTCATTTTCTGCCAACCTCCCGAAGAATTGTTCAATTCTCTAATGGCAAGgtatagaattttttattttgtttttgttattgagAATTTAGAAAGGGATAATGATATTAGGAGGTATGAAGaatcatattttttgtattgaaGGGatgaaactttgtttttttttaattaaaatgacgaAACTCTAAGATTTCCTAGGAATCCAACTTTAAGATTTTCCCATAGAAGAGTTCAAACTATAAGTATTTTCTATTCAATGTACCAAACTAATCACCTCCCTTCCAACAAGGTAccaaattgtttgttttgttttattttggaagGGAGGTGATTAGTTTGGGAAATACTTGGAAGTTTAGTCTGTTTTATGTGAAAATCTTTAAGTTTGGTtactttaattgaaaaatctaagAGTTCAATccttttcatgaaaaaaaaaattgatcacttcaatagaaaaaataatgcaaTAGTTTAACACCTCCGGATGTTGTTATCCCTTTAGAAAACTAttagattgattgattgatttgcCAACGATGGTGTCATAGTTATGATaccattttaaaactttttcaaatatcATTTAGTTTCTACATAATGGATcatctcctttttttttcagCTTTGTGCTATTCTCTGTTCTTTCTGGTTGTGATGCATGCTGCTCTCTAGTTAGTAGAATATTCCTATGAAAGTTTTCTTGTGAGGCTTACCTAGAACTTTCTtgagtaaaattatgtatttggTGTTGCAGGGACCTGGACCTGATGCTCGTATAGTCTATATAGATGGTGCATTTGATCTATTTCATGCTGGGCACGTTGAGGTATATTAATGTTACCTTGTTGTCCTGATCAATGATGAATTTCCTTCTTATTGTTAAAGAAGTTTATGGTGTGTTAATGAAAAAGGTTACTAACCTTTGACAAAGAAATCCAAACTAGAAGCCTCAATGATACTATAGTGAAATCTGatgcaaaaacaacaaaatgaactacctttatatatatatatatatgaggaaAAAAGAGGTTCTTGAAATTCTTTTTAGAAGGAGGCCCAAAGAGAAGGCTAGATTTAAGCTTTATCACTaagaaattgatattatttcatCTCTTGAATCTCGTAACCCTCTGTTTCTTTTTTGCCAAGTAACCCAAAAATTTCCTAGACtacacaattatataaagattttGCTTTTATCAATTCCCCAGGGCAAAATAAACAGAGAATCATGATAGGCTAGAGTAATCCAGGTAACTTTAGTGGTCTGAAAAAACTTAGGCCACAATCCGGTAGGTTACAACGAAGAGATGATAAACATTTTCCTCAATTTTGTTACACACACCGAAAATGTTTATGGATCTCTATATGTTATCTTACAGTCATATTCATCTTTGAATATTACCTTGCTGTGTAGATCTTGAGGATTGCACGGGGGCTTGGAGATTTTCTTCTCGTTGGGATACACAATGATCAAACTGTCAGGTAGCAAACTGCtcttatttcttcatttttctctttttctgtatatgtatacatttataatttttagttacaGTAGCATAGAATGTTGACCAGATTAAAACTGATTCCACTCTGCTACATGAAAgcttgaataatttatttatgattctgtaatgctTTGATATGATAAGAAAACAGAACatgttttatgtattattatctttttattagaGCGTAAGTTGATTTGTAGCACTTTTTATGCTATTGCAGTGCAAAAAGAGGAACTCATCGCCCTATTATGAATCTGCATGAAAGAAGTTTAAGTGTTTTGGCTTGTCGCTATGTGGATGAGGTTATAATCGGTGCTCCATGGGAAGTGTCTAAAGATATGGTTAGTCTCTTcattaacttaatttatttattatgagaATGAAGAATTGTTATAATGTGTAAAGAGAACAACAAAAAAGTGAATAAGCTGTCTTCCAAAAGAACTAAGGAATCCAGTGATCAGAACTATGgcaaaaaaagttaaattggTATCTTAGATCCCCTTGGAAGTCCTAAACAAAAGAAGTTTATGACATCTAGGCACTGCTGCAAGCCAATTGTcctaaatgaagaagaaatgtgCTTTTCTAAAATATGAGGTTGATGAGGTTgcaaattttggaaaaatttgttttaatctcAACAGAATAGGGTGTCCTTCCCTCCAAATCATAATGGGTAGCCATCATTATACACCgacaaaacaataattttcttcctttcccaAAAACTTTCAATGAGATAGAGTTTGACAAACAGGGCAGCACcaacaaagttttatttttgaaaacaagGTGATCATATGGCACTTTAGCCTTCCATATTATCTTTAAGGGTTCAAAATGGTAAACATTGAATTCATTAATAAGATTTAGCTGCAACTTTCCTGACTTCTCCAAGTCCTTCTGTCCCTCCTCAACAAGCAGTTAATTGTGATAAAGCCTTAAGTTTTTCCTAGTACTGTAGTTGTTAGTATTTTTATCTAGCTTAAGATTTAATTTCAACCCCGATGAGATGAAGGGGAATTTATCTTCTAAATAATGGATCAACCATTACCAGGTTAACAGCTTATAGAAATATTGGGAAAGATCACAGAATGCTGCGTCCCCAAACCTTATTCTTCCCCATTGCTAACAAGCAACTAttagaaaagacaaaaatggaTTCTTGTCTTGAGTGAGAAATTCCAAAGACAAAACAAGTCGTTAATAACACTGTTGGAATCTCTACCATTCTTGTGAAGATCATGTGTACTTTGATGATGACATTCCAATGGGAGTTGCTCTCAGAGCTACCGACTAAAGATCTGGAAGATTGCACAACAAACGCAATGAAAACCTCAGAAGCATGGCATTGCGTGTGTCCAACAGAGTTCACATGGGGCTTGCCCATGGGCATACTGCAGCGACAAAGCTCCAACCTATCACACAGCCGAGTCAGTTCCTTGTTAAAGTTGTCCAGTAACTCTTAGTAATTTCCTTTAATTGATATAGATATAGAACTTTTGAAGGAGAGGAGCAAAGCAATTGATAGTTGAGTTCAAGTCTAGTATTCTTAGGACTGCTCTAAAATGTTTTGGATTTCATTGATTTTTGAGATTGAAGATTGAGATTTCTccttttaaaaaggaaaaaaataggcTCACATCCGGTGGCCTGGCTTCTTTTTGTATTTCTGAAACTAGTATTGTGCATTGCAAACATTTTTGTGTTGCTTTAGCCTTTTCTCTCCTTGGTCCAAGGATGAGTGTTGAAGTCATAACATGTTGTATATATTACTGTTGTAACttgatcaaattttgtttactGCAGATCACAACCTTCAACATCTCACTAGTTGTCCATGGAACAGTGGCTGAGAACAATGATTTTGCGAAGGTAAAATTTTAGAAGTTGCTCGTTTTCATGATGTACAATTACATTTATGATTGAGGTTCCAAGATCCACAATTTTCCTGACATTTCGTTGTTATACAGGAGAATGACAATCCATATGCAGTTCCGATTAGCATGGGTATCTTCAAAGTTTTGGAAAGCCCACTGGATATCACAACTACCACGATAATTAGAAGGATTGTATCAAATCATGAGGCATACCAGGTTGGCTTACCTCCAAACTCTCTTATTTTTTACACTtctgaaaaaatagaataaattttgcATCCTTTTACGGTCACTAATTTTGTTGAGAGTTCTAAATATGTTACCATGATATCAATTGACTGGATAAAGGAGTTGGAAAAATAACGTTTTTAAGATGTCATTTTCTTGCCACTGTCATTGGTTTGAATAGTCTTTGTTTAGACAGAACAGTCTCTGCCTTTATTGGGGAATCCCCGAAGAGGGAGAGTTGGATCAAATCTGTGCTTGTCATGAGCTTTTCCTATAATCAGTTCGTTTAAAGCTGCGGTTATCAGAATCTTACATTTGTACAGTGCTTGTTATATCTGCCATTGTGTTTTAACCTAAGATTTTTCTTGACCCTCTTTTTTTTCTATAGAAACGAAATGAGAAAAAGTCAGCCAGCGAGAAGAAGTATTATGAAAGCAAGACTTTCGTGTCTGGTGATTGATTGAAGTATCAGATCATCTGGTGCATGATGCTTGGTGGATGCATATTTACTTAATTCACCAATAGTTTTTTTGGTACGATGTATGACCCAATTGAGGTCAGTGATTGAAGATCATATGCTATTGCTGAGTCAATCTTGTTTTGGAATTCTGTACTTCTAATTTTGTAGGCCACTTGGAATTAGATTCCCAGGCAATAGTCGAAAGTTTAGGGTAGAGATTGAGCCGGTTATATGTACAAGTGCTTGCTTCAGTTTTATGCATTACCGGTATTATTATAGCCATTAAATTGGTTCTGTTGAACTGAGAAGAGCAATTATGTTACAAAAAGAGGATTGAATATGATTTTTCCGTTTTCCAGGAAATAAATATTAGAAGGAAaagttttctcttctcttttttttttcacaaacagATCCTGATAAAAAGTTTATCTGATCTCTATTGACACTGCAGAAAATGACTAGCCGATTCCAGTAAGAAATTTTTGAGAGATATGATACTTGTATGGCGTATATATTAgggattataatttattatttcattacaCAAATTATTAAGCTATTTTCTTATAGGACTCGGCTATTTctctttaaaatatttggtatttctccaaaattttgtttatagtAAGCAAAGtatgttatgaataaaaatgGATCTTATCTGAGCTGTTCAAGTTCGAATCATTGTTTGGTTCAGTTTACACCATCTCACCTTGGCGGTGATGCTGTATTAGAGCTCGCTTTATTGGTCATTTTTCTGGGTTGGAATGTCTTTCTCTTTTGGAGATACTGTTTACCAATTGA
It contains:
- the LOC123225239 gene encoding ethanolamine-phosphate cytidylyltransferase, which produces MKMGSEAKEQLSMRLIVGCLVTGAALVAGFSVLSLYLAPKGSSVGLGLGSLQWRKKKKKPVRVYMDGCFDMMHYGHCNALRQAHALGDQLVVGVVSDAEITLNKGPPVTPLHERMIMVNAVKWVDEVIPDAPYAITEDFMKKLFDEYNIDYIIHGDDPCVLPDGTDAYALAKKAGRYKQIKRTEGVSSTDIVGRMLLCVRERSVSDSHDHSSLQRQFSHGHSQKFEDGGSGSGTRVSHFLPTSRRIVQFSNGKGPGPDARIVYIDGAFDLFHAGHVEILRIARGLGDFLLVGIHNDQTVSAKRGTHRPIMNLHERSLSVLACRYVDEVIIGAPWEVSKDMITTFNISLVVHGTVAENNDFAKENDNPYAVPISMGIFKVLESPLDITTTTIIRRIVSNHEAYQKRNEKKSASEKKYYESKTFVSGD